The following are from one region of the Arachis duranensis cultivar V14167 chromosome 10, aradu.V14167.gnm2.J7QH, whole genome shotgun sequence genome:
- the LOC107468608 gene encoding sulfite exporter TauE/SafE family protein 5 isoform X1: protein MKTLSLACLLVFLTFSAFKFNPSNAKQTHPISDNNMLNTIDHLRDRIYQWRNEAQESQTFVSWLMVLAGVLCFIASSISSAGGIGGGGLFIPILTIVAGLDLKTASSLSAFMVTGGSIANVMCNLCRKSTKLGGKSLIDYDIALLSEPCMLLGVSVGVICNLVFPEWLITALFAVFLAWCTSKTCNSAMRFWRNESEEMRKKFGLAEKLEKGQLGNEVGTTEENKENEGSKSIEEPLLIPEVNSNERLPWLKLGVLFLVWFSFFSVYLLRGNKYGQSIIPMEPCGLEYWILSSVQVPLAVVFTAWIVFRKERLQDQQECPDLTKNSASHKLVFPLMAFLAGLLGGVFGIGGGMLISPFLLQVGVAPEVTAATCSFMVFFSSVMSALQYLLLGMEHIEIALILATISFIASLLGLLVVQKAIQKYGRTSLIVFSVGIVMSLSAVLMTSFGAIEVWKDYNSGKYMGFKLPC, encoded by the exons ATGAAGACTCTGAGTCTTGCATGCTTATTAGTCTTCCTCACGTTCTCTGCCTTCAAATTCAATCCTTCCAATGCAAAACAAACGCACCCCATTTCAGATAATAACATGCTCAATACTATTGACCACTTGCGAGATAGAATCTACCAATGGAGAAATGAAGCACAAGAGTCACAAACATTTGTTTCATGGCTTATGGTTCTTGCAGGAGTGCTATGCTTCATAGCTTCTTCCATATCTAGTGCTGGTGGAATAGGTGGTGGTGGCCTTTTCATACCAATACTAACAATTGTGGCTGGCTTGGACCTTAAAACAGCTTCAAGTCTCTCTGCTTTCATGGTCACAGGAGGGTCAATAGCAAATGTTATGTGCAATCTATGCAGAAAAAGTACTAAACTTGGGGGGAAGTCATTGATTGACTATGACATAGCTCTTTTGTCCGAACCATGTATGTTGCTGGGAGTGAGTGTGGGAGTTATCTGCAACCTTGTTTTCCCAGAATGGTTGATCACTGCGCTTTTTGCAGTCTTTCTTGCTTGGTGTACCTCAAAGACTTGCAATAGCGCAATGCGGTTTTGGAGGAATGAGTCAGAAGAGATGAGGAAAAAATTTGGACTTGCTGAGAAGCTTGAGAAGGGGCAGCTAGGAAATGAGGTAGGTACCACTgaggaaaacaaagaaaatgaaggGTCAAAGAGCATTGAAGAGCCTCTTCTTATTCCTGAAGTCAACAGCAACGAGAGACTCCCTTGGTTGAAATTGGGGGTCTTGTTTTTGGTCTGGTTCTCCTTCTTTTCTGTCTATCTTCTTCGCGGCAACAAATATGGACAG AGCATCATTCCAATGGAGCCATGTGGATTAGAATACTGGATTCTGTCATCAGTTCAAGTACCACTTGCTGTGGTTTTCACAGCTTGGATTGTATTTCGGAAAGAGAGACTTCAAGACCAACAAGAG TGTCCAGACCTGACAAAAAATAGTGCTTCGCACAAGCTTGTTTTTCCATTGATGGCATTTCTGGCAGGGCTGTTGGGCGGCGTCTTTGGCATTGGTGGTGGAATGCTGATAAGTCCGTTTCTTCTTCAAGTCGGAGTAGCTCCTGAG GTAACAGCAGCAACATGTTCATTCATGGTTTTCTTCTCTTCAGTCATGTCAGCGTTGCAATATCTGCTGTTGGGGATGGAACATATAGAAATTGCTCTCATACTGGCTACAATAAGTTTTATTGCATCTCTTCTGGGGTTATTGGTGGTTCAGAAAGCAATTCAGAAGTATGGAAGGACCTCTTTGATTGTTTTCTCAGTTGGTATCGTGATGTCTTTAAGTGCTGTTCTAATGACAAGCTTTGGAGCCATTGAGGTTTGGAAAGACTACAATTCAGGGAAATACATGGGGTTCAAACTACCCTGTTGA
- the LOC107468608 gene encoding sulfite exporter TauE/SafE family protein 5 isoform X2 has product MKTLSLACLLVFLTFSAFKFNPSNAKQTHPISDNNMLNTIDHLRDRIYQWRNEAQESQTFVSWLMVLAGVLCFIASSISSAGGIGGGGLFIPILTIVAGLDLKTASSLSAFMVTGGSIANVMCNLCRKSTKLGGKSLIDYDIALLSEPCMLLGVSVGVICNLVFPEWLITALFAVFLAWCTSKTCNSAMRFWRNESEEMRKKFGLAEKLEKGQLGNEVGTTEENKENEGSKSIEEPLLIPEVNSNERLPWLKLGVLFLVWFSFFSVYLLRGNKYGQSIIPMEPCGLEYWILSSVQVPLAVVFTAWIVFRKERLQDQQEITSIEMTLQCPDLTKNSASHKLVFPLMAFLAGLLGGVFGIGGGMLISPFLLQVGVAPEVTAATCSFMVFFSSVMSALQYLLLGMEHIEIALILATISFIASLLGLLVVQKAIQKYGRTSLIVFSVGIVMSLSAVLMTSFGAIEVWKDYNSGKYMGFKLPC; this is encoded by the exons ATGAAGACTCTGAGTCTTGCATGCTTATTAGTCTTCCTCACGTTCTCTGCCTTCAAATTCAATCCTTCCAATGCAAAACAAACGCACCCCATTTCAGATAATAACATGCTCAATACTATTGACCACTTGCGAGATAGAATCTACCAATGGAGAAATGAAGCACAAGAGTCACAAACATTTGTTTCATGGCTTATGGTTCTTGCAGGAGTGCTATGCTTCATAGCTTCTTCCATATCTAGTGCTGGTGGAATAGGTGGTGGTGGCCTTTTCATACCAATACTAACAATTGTGGCTGGCTTGGACCTTAAAACAGCTTCAAGTCTCTCTGCTTTCATGGTCACAGGAGGGTCAATAGCAAATGTTATGTGCAATCTATGCAGAAAAAGTACTAAACTTGGGGGGAAGTCATTGATTGACTATGACATAGCTCTTTTGTCCGAACCATGTATGTTGCTGGGAGTGAGTGTGGGAGTTATCTGCAACCTTGTTTTCCCAGAATGGTTGATCACTGCGCTTTTTGCAGTCTTTCTTGCTTGGTGTACCTCAAAGACTTGCAATAGCGCAATGCGGTTTTGGAGGAATGAGTCAGAAGAGATGAGGAAAAAATTTGGACTTGCTGAGAAGCTTGAGAAGGGGCAGCTAGGAAATGAGGTAGGTACCACTgaggaaaacaaagaaaatgaaggGTCAAAGAGCATTGAAGAGCCTCTTCTTATTCCTGAAGTCAACAGCAACGAGAGACTCCCTTGGTTGAAATTGGGGGTCTTGTTTTTGGTCTGGTTCTCCTTCTTTTCTGTCTATCTTCTTCGCGGCAACAAATATGGACAG AGCATCATTCCAATGGAGCCATGTGGATTAGAATACTGGATTCTGTCATCAGTTCAAGTACCACTTGCTGTGGTTTTCACAGCTTGGATTGTATTTCGGAAAGAGAGACTTCAAGACCAACAAGAG ATAACTTCCATTGAAATGACGTTGCAGTGTCCAGACCTGACAAAAAATAGTGCTTCGCACAAGCTTGTTTTTCCATTGATGGCATTTCTGGCAGGGCTGTTGGGCGGCGTCTTTGGCATTGGTGGTGGAATGCTGATAAGTCCGTTTCTTCTTCAAGTCGGAGTAGCTCCTGAG GTAACAGCAGCAACATGTTCATTCATGGTTTTCTTCTCTTCAGTCATGTCAGCGTTGCAATATCTGCTGTTGGGGATGGAACATATAGAAATTGCTCTCATACTGGCTACAATAAGTTTTATTGCATCTCTTCTGGGGTTATTGGTGGTTCAGAAAGCAATTCAGAAGTATGGAAGGACCTCTTTGATTGTTTTCTCAGTTGGTATCGTGATGTCTTTAAGTGCTGTTCTAATGACAAGCTTTGGAGCCATTGAGGTTTGGAAAGACTACAATTCAGGGAAATACATGGGGTTCAAACTACCCTGTTGA